Proteins from one Diprion similis isolate iyDipSimi1 chromosome 3, iyDipSimi1.1, whole genome shotgun sequence genomic window:
- the LOC124404030 gene encoding uncharacterized protein LOC124404030 → MSVLKMQTPPKASAGFGTRTKNETPDMKEQYLFLLEFFVHSISGERLAKLNQMFFVPTSVCFRFLTFNDDSIEVTPVDPMFEPQAGIADEIEYFYSGRSVMFAIAEDVVINKISEFNVALIVQKKMPDNIKPNVLVGVSFIDLSKQFAELKCDLQCCSDNQIPPPQSCEGEYPLLFNGDMVGEISVYTRLSAFGQTIVTEFDAPPDGAQKQSTFLFRGDEIEDKTLAYKCRMINSSSVDICQESTEDLGQCPICEPAHFSCLPCGLSFGAVARPASPALTEIKSPIQTSASYPSPTIGCGPIQSSRGGPCGKAVVLKVSGLLDAGDGSKQPTVTVVPESEATGPNNPPDSEHDVFILRIGKKGLVAEGEKSDLQLEMRTPKGPERRPPIRHVPVPKPKTPPLPKLVRVEPPEDPPVAAEKKGAKKKGKGKGKKKLIDQF, encoded by the exons ATGTCCGTTTTGAAGATGCAGACGCCTCCGAAGGCCAGTGCAGGTTTTGGTACCAGAACGAAGAACGAGACGCCGGATATGAAGGAACAGTATCTATTCCTGCTTGAATTTTTCGTGCACAGTATCTCCGGCGAGAGATTGGCAAAACTGAATCAAATGTTCTTCGTACCGACGAGTGTTTGCTTCAGATTCTTAACCTTCAACGACGACAGTATAGAGGTTACACCGGTGGATCCGATGTTCGAACCGCAAGCCGGTATCGCAGATGAAATAGAATACTTCTACTCCGGAAGATCGGTTATGTTTGCGATAGCAGAAGACGTCGTGATAAACAAGATATCGGAGTTCAACGTAGCTCTGATAGTCCAGAAAAAGATGCCGGATAACATAAAGCCGAACGTTTTAGTCGGCGTGAGCTTTATCGACTTGAGCAAGCAGTTCGCCGAGCTGAAATGCGACCTCCAGTGTTGTTCGGACAACCAAATACCACCACCCCAATCATGCGAGGGTGAATATCCGCTGCTCTTCAACGGTGATATGGTCGGTGAAATAAGCGTCTACACTCGGCTCTCCGCCTTCGGCCAGACGATAGTGACGGAATTCGACGCCCCTCCGGACGGGGCCCAGAAACAGTCGACCTTTCTCTTCAGAGGGGATGAAATCGAGGACAAAACACTCGCCTACAAGTGCCGTATGATAAACTCAAGCAGCGTTGACATCTGCCAGGAGTCCACCGAGGATTTGGGACAGTGTCCGATATGCGAACCGGCCCATTTTTCTTGCCTCCCTTGCGGCCTCAGCTTTGGGGCTGTCGCTCGACCCGCGTCTCCGGCTCTGACCGAGATCAAGTCCCCGATTCAGACTTCGGCTTCCTACCCCTCTCCGACCATCGGTTGCGGCCCGATCCAGTCGAGTCGTGGAGGTCCTTGCGGCAAGGCGGTCGTCCTGAAGGTTTCGGGACTCCTTGACGCCGGGGATGGCAGCAAGCAGCCGACGGTCACCGTCGTTCCCGAGTCCGAGGCTACGGGGCCGAACAATCCTCCGGATTCTGAGCACGATGTTTTTATCCTGAGGATCGGTAAGAAGGGACTTGTTGCCGAGGGTGAAAAGTCCGATTTACAACTCGAGATGCGGACGCCGAAAGGACCCGAACGACGTCCCCCGA TCAGGCACGTTCCTGTTCCGAAACCAAAAACTCCACCCCTGCCGAAATTAGTTAGGGTGGAACCCCCAGAAGACCCTCCTGTGGCCGCAGAGAAGAAGGGCGctaagaaaaaaggaaaaggaaaaggaaaaaagaaattaattgatcaGTTTTGA
- the LOC124404029 gene encoding uncharacterized protein LOC124404029, protein MEGQEQQLFLMEFLVDKVNIPSVRAMHDDMLPVVTCVSFQVLNLPPINICQEASSDGCTCVGGDVQYFKKGKSCLFALPSIVVEKPLPTFPVTMSVYKKLPPGVLPDVMLIGTHQIQAKDLFNALLSHHVFEAGNPSRTMRETFRITTATGQNVGEVTVFVRVSCFGKKIVTQFQIPHNKKPYLFKGAANSPVYQCKKLPSGMILPHNPGPKCCCTREAQANSRGSGESYPRTCCPTPQTQTTPRSPANYKPPDYGPRPCCPSQRCPPEPCPPATSIAPQNSFGFSYEQPTRKCGCPAKEGKGFN, encoded by the exons ATGGAGGGTCAGGAACAGCAACTTTTTCTCATGGAATTCCTCGTCGACAAAGTCAACATTCCCTCAGTCCGCGCGATGCACGATGACATGTTACCTGTAGTGACCTGTGTGTCTTTCCAG GTGCTTAATTTACCGCCGATAAACATTTGCCAAGAGGCATCGTCCGACGGATGCACATGCGTCGGCGGTGACGTCCAATATTTCAAGAAGGGTAAATCCTGTCTTTTCGCTCTACCATCGATCGTCGTGGAAAAACCATTGCCCACCTTTCCGGTTACGATGTCTGTGTACAAAAAATTGCCGCCAGGAGTTCTGCCCGACGTAATGTTGATCGGTACTCATCAGATTCAAGCCAAAGATCTGTTCAACGCCCTTCTAAGTCACCACGTCTTTGAGGCTGGCAATCCATCCCGCACCATGAGGGAGACCTTCAGGATCACCACGGCTACTGGTCAGAACGTCGGCGAGGTCACCGTGTTCGTTAGGGTGTCTTGTTTcgggaaaaaaatcgtcaccCAGTTCCAGATACCACATAACAAAAAACCGTACCTTTTTAAAGGGGCAGCCAACAGTCCCGTATACCAGTGCAAAAAACTACCCTCCGGCATGATTCTACCCCATAACCCAGGGCCAAAATGCTGCTGCACTCGTGAAGCTCAGGCCAATTCTCGGGGCAGTGGTGAATCCTATCCTAGGACCTGCTGTCCCACACCACAAACCCAAACCACCCCTCGGTCTCCGGCTAATTACAAACCCCCTGACTACGGTCCTCGACCCTGTTGTCCATCTCAAAGATGCCCCCCGGAGCCCTGCCCCCCGGCGACGTCCATCGCGCCCCAAAATTCCTTCGGTTTTTCGTACGAACAACCAACCCGCAAGTGTGGATGTCCCGCTAAGGAAGGAAAGGGCTTCAACTGA